The Populus alba chromosome 4, ASM523922v2, whole genome shotgun sequence genome contains a region encoding:
- the LOC118037042 gene encoding shaggy-related protein kinase eta: protein MAEDKEMTTRVADGNDPVTGHIISTTIGGKNGEPKQTISYMAERVVGTGSFGVVFQAKCLETGETVAIKKVLQDRRYKNRELQLMRVMDHPNVISLKHCFFSTTNNNELFLNLVMEYVPESMYRVLKHYSNAKQTMPLIYVKLYMYQIFRGLAYIHAVPGVCHRDLKPQNLLVDPLTHQVKLCDFGSAKVLVKGEANISYICSRFYRAPELIFGATEYTTSIDIWSAGCVLAELLLGQPLFPGENAVDQLVDIIKVLGTPTREEIRCMNPNYTDFRFPQIKAHPWHKVFHKRMPPEAIDLASRLLQYSPSLRCTALEACAHPFFDELREPNARLPNGRPLPSLFNFKQELNGASPELVNKLIPEHVKRQMGLNFMHLAGT from the exons ATGGCTGAAGATAAG GAAATGACCACCCGTGTTGCTGATGGGAATGATCCGGTCACCGGGCATATAATTTCGACTACAATTGGGGGTAAAAATGGAGAGCCCAAGcag ACCATCAGTTACATGGCAGAGCGAGTTGTGGGAACAGGGTCATTTGGTGTAGTCTTCCAG gCAAAATGTTTGGAAACCGGGGAGACTGTAGCGATAAAGAAGGTTTTGCAGGACAGAAGATATAAGAATCGAGAATTGCAGCTAATGCGAGTGATGGATCATCCTAATGTGATTTCCCTGAAGCACTGTTTCTTTTCCACGACAAATAACAATGAACTCTTTCTTAACTTGGTCATGGAGTATGTTCCTGAGAGCATGTATCGGGTTTTGAAGCATTACAGCAATGCAAAACAAACAATGCCGCTTATTTATGTGAAACTTTACATGTACCAG ATTTTCAGGGGACTGGCTTATATCCATGCTGTTCCTGGAGTTTGCCATCGGGATTTAAAGCCACAAAATCTTTTG GTTGATCCACTTACTCACCAAGTTAAGCTTTGTGATTTTGGAAGTGCAAAAGTGCTG GTCAAAGGTGAAGCTAACATATCATACATATGTTCCCGATTCTACCGGGCTCCAGAACTTATATTCGGTGCCACAGAATATACAACATCAATCGACATATGGTCTGCTGGTTGTGTCCTTGCCGAGCTGCTCCTTGGCCAG CCACTATTTCCAGGAGAAAATGCAGTGGACCAGCTTGTAGATATTATTAAG GTTCTTGGCACTCCAACAAGAGAAGAAATTCGATGTATGAACCCAAATTATACTGATTTTAGGTTTCCACAGATAAAGGCACACCCATGGCACAAG GTTTTCCACAAGAGGATGCCTCCAGAGGCAATTGATCTTGCATCACGGCTGCTGCAATACTCACCAAGTCTTCGCTGCACGGCG TTGGAAGCATGCGCGCACCCTTTCTTTGATGAACTCCGAGAACCCAATGCTCGCCTGCCAAATGGCCGCCCTTTACCATCTCTGTTCAACTTTAAACAGGAA TTAAATGGGGCTTCTCCTGAGCTTGTTAATAAGTTGATTCCGGAACATGTGAAACGACAAATGGGTCTAAATTTTATGCACCTGGCAGGGACATAA